One window from the genome of Cryptococcus neoformans var. neoformans JEC21 chromosome 12 sequence encodes:
- a CDS encoding glycosyl hydrolase, putative, producing MLEPTDIPNKSLDKSGSPVRSIQDHALIGNLRTAALVSVDGSIESMCIPYFDSPSVFARILDAEKGGHFSIAPTWPFKPKQAYAPNSNVLVTKFLSERGVGVMTDLLVPRGANLNNSSSRAFLPWLIRKVESIRGTVPFKMECAPAFNYCRDKHTAEIVPDDSSSNVISQGTKVLFKSPSFTLDLRTITWSSDQCVSDPEIKLQIEDLSERGLLGPAAACDFELEEGQCVVFVMREVGDYSYANEEHQEFANPTTSKAKAMGVPVEQMFEATNRLRPKENPILTKSLVAALIRDTTSYWKKWIGGIKYSGRWRQAMLRSALTLKMLVFEETGAIVAAPTFSLPEFIGGQRNWDYRFTWVRDSSFTLYALIRLGFTEEADAFVNFILERLKDRNSDGSLQIVYTIHGGKDLEEIELSHLAGHKGSKPVRIGNGAADHLQLDIYGELLDCIYLAQKYSKPLGWDSWVAVRQVVDYVCGQVDNPDLSIWEVRGQQKNFTYSKIMMWVAIDRGIRLADKRCLPCPNRSKWLETRDRLYETIQNKAWNPAKQIFAQSYEDLNTLDSAVLIMPLVFFISAADPRFTNTLDAILKTPEKGGLTANNSVYRYNAQLSDDGVGGEEGAFSLCTLWCVEALTRAGVYNAKYLDYAMNMFIDFLGYGNHVELYSEEISPGGEGLGNTPQAFSHVTLISAGFNLDRALSGNGRSAWA from the exons ATGCTCGAACCCACCGATATCCCCAATAAGTCGTTGGATAAGTCGGGCTCGCCCGTTCGGTCTATTCAG GACCATGCGCTCATCGGAAACCTCAGA ACTGCGGCACTAGTAAGCGTGGACGGCTCGATTGAATCCATGTGTATACCGTACTTCGACTCCCCGAG TGTCTTTGCCAGAATTCTAGATGCCGAAAAGGGTGGTCACTTTTCCATTGCCCC CACATGGCCTTTCAAGCC TAAACAAGCCTATGCGCCCAACTCTAACGTGCTCGTTACCAAGTTTCTTTCTGAACGGGGTGTTGGTGTGATGACGGATTTGCTGGTGCCCAGAGGGGCAAATCTAAACAATTCGTCAAGCCGAGCATTTTTGCCTTGGCTCATCAGGAAAGTGGAAAGTATTAGGGGAACGGTCCCTTTCAAGATGGAATGTGCGCCTGCATTTAATTATTGTCGGGACAAACACACGGCCGAG ATTGTCCCTGACGACTCATCATCTAATGTCATCTCGCAAGGCACTAAAGTTCTTTTCAAATCGCCCTCCTTTACTTTGGATCTTCGAACAATCACTTGGTCGTCTGATCAATGCGTCTCCGACCCAGAGATCAAGCTTCAAATAGAAGATCTTTCGGAGAGGGGTTTGCTGGGCCCTGCCGCTGCCTGTGactttgagcttgaagagggACAATGTGTGGTCTTTGTCATGAGGGAGGTTGGCGACTACAGTTATGCCAACGAGGAACACCAGGAGTTCGCCAATCCTACAACGAGTAAAGCGAAGGCGATGGGTGTGCCTGTCGAGCAGATGTTCGAGGCCACCAATAGGTTGCGGCCCAAGGAAAATCCTATCTTAACCAAG TCACTGGTTGCAGCTTTGATTCGCGATACTACTTCCTATTGGAAAAAATGGATTGGCGGGATCAAGTATAGCGGTCGCTGGAGGCAGGCAATGTTGCGATCTGCTTTAACTCT TAAGATGCTGGTCTTTGAAGAGACAGGTGCTATCGTAGCAGCTCCCACCTTTTCACTTCCTGAGTTCATTGGAGGCCAACGTAACTG GGACTATCGTTTCACATGGGTCCGAGACTCCAGTTTTACGCTATACGCTTTGATCAGATTGGGCTTCACTGAAGA AGCGGATGCTTTTGTGAATTTCATACTTGAAAGACTGAAAGATAGGAATTCTGACGGCTCTCTTCAAAT TGTCTATACTATTCACGGTGGCAAG GACCTCGAGGAGATCGAGCTGAGCCATTTGGCCGGTCACAAGGGCTCAAAACCGGTCCGCATTGGCAACGGTGCTGCAGACCATCTGCAACTC GACATTTACGGAGAGCTCTTGGACTGTATCTACCTCGCTCAAAAGTATAGCAAACCTCTT GGCTGGGATTCTTGGGTAGCTGTTAGACAAGTCGTGGACTACGTCTGCGGTCAAGTCGATAATCCGGACTTGTCTATCTG GGAGGTCCGAGGCCAACAGAAAAATTTTACTTATTCCAAGATCATGATGTG GGTTGCTATAGACCGTGGTATTCGGCTCGCAGACAAAAGGTGTTTGCCTTGTCCCAACCGATCGAAGTGGCTCGAGACAAGGGATAGATTGTATGAGACGATTCAAAACAAAGCTTGGAA TCCAGCTAAACAAATATTTGCCCAATCTTATGAGGATTTGAATACGCTTGATTCTGCTGTTT TAATCATGCCGCTG gtcttcttcatttctgCTGCGGATCCCCGATTTACAAACACTCTCGACGCTATTCTTAAGAC ACCAGAGAAAGGAGGCCTTACCGCGAACAATTCAGTGTACCGATACAACGCACAGCTCTCTGACGACGGTGTAGGCGGCGAGGAAGGCGCCTTTTCCCTATGCACTCTTTGGTGCGTTGAGGCCTTGACTAGAGCTGGTGTCTATAATGCGAAATATCTCGATTATGC CATGAACATGTTCATTGATTTCCTTGGCTACGGTAACCATGTTGAACTGTACAGTGAAGAAATTAGCCCCGGAGGCGAAGGTTTAGGT AACACTCCTCAGGCATTCTCGCACGTTACACTCATTTCTGCTGGATTCAACCTCGATCGCGCATTGAGTGGAAATGGCAGAAGTGCGTGGGCGTAA